The window acacacctacacaccacGATGACCACGATTCACAAGTCCCCCTTCTTTCGGTTCACCATCGCTTGTGCAAAGATGGCAAATAATTTTCCAAGTACTAgtgtcttttaaaaatatagaatTCACTTTGAAAgataaagattattaaaaaaaaatctaagtatATTTGACTTAATTGTCAAGGCACATTTGGTAACTGCATCCAGTCTTCCTGATGGACTTAAATagtcttcattttcttttagaaGTTCGTTCTGATAGAAGGCATCGAGTTTTTACGGCTTGCCGACGTCCACTGTGATTTTGGTAAACAGCTTGTCCTTCTCGACTTTCACCACTTTATAAGACAACGAGTTAATGCCGTCCGTGTGCATGGTCTCTCTGGTGTGTGCGATTCGGTCAAATCTGGAACAGGAAATGACACAGTTAGAACAGTAATTACAAGCTTCTTGTAAACACAAAGTAGTCACTTCATTGCTTATCTGGGGTACTGCTAATCTCATCTAAGGTTGGCTCATGATATCTTAAGAAACATTTTAAGCTCATTTAAGTTCCTTTAGTGAGTTTAATACATCAGTAAATACAAGTGTAAGAGTCATTTTCTATAAGAGTCAAAAATGTACTCTATTTATATAAGAAGAAATTCATTCAAAGCTACAGTCTCCTCCAGTCACTACTGTACAGGTATAAACAATGTTACATCAggtcatttgtaactgcagtgtgaaaaaaaacaaaaaaaacaaaacacatgctgTACATTTGTGCAGTgattcagtttttcttttgtggtctgagggtgtaatGTCCTGTTATTTATCTAAAGATTTAGAGAAAGTGTTTTCACGAAGAAGTATGTATGAAAGGATAGGAAAGTTAAAGGAAGCCGGTGGCTAATGACAAacgtctgcacacttctgcccacattGTTGACACTCagcaaaaacttcattttgagGTATTAAGGCATCGTTCCTAGGGTCCTGATTTTGCTACATTGACATTAACCTTTTTATCTGTTTGgttccctgaaagcagccctacgaggacaaAGAtgcacttctgatgaagaaatgaagacagcggtgcatctGTCGCTTGCAGCTCGGCCCAAAACATTCTTCAGTGAgtggaatacgaaagcttgttgacagaaaTGGAAATGGTGTACTAAagagcaaggagattatgtcgaAAACTATGTAAAACTATGTATTCGTCTCCACTTAAAgttgttaaaataaattctacagccagaggtCCTGACTAACCCCTCATATTATATACGTATTATACTTGTATAACGTCCATCAAAACATAAGATGAAGAAATCTTTAACAGTAGTCCTTAAGGTTTCTGACAAGTACCAGTTAGAGTAAAATACTGCTTACTTTACAGCACACAAACTGCCATGACACTATAATGACATGAATATATCAACCCAATGCCCTGCTGATGCACATCCCAGTGGAGTAATTACTAGGCAAACACTTATATTCAGCTTTTTTCACATCACAACGTGTACATCATTGTCTGGCTGCAGTGAGCAATTTGGTCAAGTGGAATTTGTGCctaaattattttcattaacCCCAGCGTTATTGCCCTTTCAGAATTTGGTAAGGCCATCATGTTAATAATAACTTCCACCACACAGACTGTACATACTTGTATAGAATAGCTTGGTATGCTGTAAGCATTTCAATTCCCCTTCACTGCTCAAACATTGCAAGACTCGTGTGCATCTGTGGTTCATGAACACATGCTTTGCCAGGGTTAGAGCAGAAGAAAACGAATAGCTTACATAACAGGAAAGTGTTCCCATATACCAGATGGTAAAGACCTGGGGGAATTTTCTATACCATTGCTGTATGCTTAGGATAAGGTTTTAATCTTTAATCTGGTGTGGGTTTgatacagggtttttttttgtttgtttgtttgtttttttacaattcatGCATTATAAGTAGTACTTTAAACATAAGCCTCCACCTTTTGACAAAAggctataaatataaacatatgacACATCACAAATCCTTCAACATCTGTTACTAACAggggtatatactgtacattgtgtgtgtgtatatatatgtatatatgtgtatgtatctacatatatgtatgcatgtgtaagCCAGTATTAAAATGTTGTGTTGTGTGGTTTCGGTACCATGTTGCTGGCTTTCAGCCTTTCATTTTGGATAAAAGTTTATATTGTCCTATTGTTCACGTGAACTTTTTACTTAACTGTTAATGGCATGCAAGATGTCAAATAATAGAAAAGTAATGTGaaatataaacatttcataACAATATACAACTTGTGtaataaaaactatttgtcatctgttaattatttatttattaaatataaaaatgcttaaaatgcataaaagtagcattcttaaatttaaatgattataaagtgtgacttttgtttttttggattattattattattatatgaactAGCTGAAATCTCTGAAACATGGCAATAAAAACTAGGTAACTGTGTAGGTTGTCTAGGCCTAGATACCACAAGAGCTCTGAAGATGTGCTGATATCAGGTTTGAagatgttagcagcagatcttAATTCTAAAGAGAAAAACAAGTCATCATAAGACAAGTTTTAAGAGTTCCCATACTTCTGAGGAGGTTCTCCTTCTTTCATATTTTCCATCAAACACTCCAGTCTAAATTACTTATAGTAAAGTAAACTGCTCTTGTTGGTTAGTTGCTGTAACCCTACGTGCCAAAAAAACCTGCCTTAAAATGATGTTAGGCAAACTTACAGTAGCTACACCTAAGTTTGAGTACATCTATAAGCCTATTGGTTTAATCAAAGGCTTTAGAGTCTTTAAAAGTTTATAGAGTTCAAACGATCACTATAAATGTCATAATGCCCTCTTTACTGCGTAAACAATGAAAATGATGACGGAAGTACCTTTGTACTCAGATGTTTGCTTATGCGTGTTTACAGAAAGTCAGAAAAAGGATTTGGCAGAAAAGTAAGCACACTCTTAAGGGCTATGcgtttcacctctggggattcGGGTCGTTCTGTTTGTCCCGTTCGTGACGGATCATCCTGCATTTTCCAATTATGCCGCTGGGTCTTGATATGACCATCCCTTTGGAGCTGAGCCTGTGAGAAACACGACAACAAAGGCTTTACTTCACTGACCGTGTGTTTGAATAGTAACCTAATGGAACAGCTGCAGGGGTTTAAAACGACTGCAATCACAATACTCATGCACGTACAAAAGGAAAGGAGCGCATTGTGAAATACGTTGAAATTGTCAACAAGACATAACAACTATTTATAATATTCTATAAAAAATATGTGATTTAGttcaaacagaaataaacacaatgtCGCAGGTAAAGAAGACTGGATAACTGTATAAACAACCCATTTATAGAGTAATGAGATCTGCTTTGGCTCTGCCCTTCAGTTATTCACGCATCAACGATATGGTGTaaaacactacagtatgtacaaatcTGTTCTGCCTAAACGTAGCTTAAAAACTAACTGTGATCTGCATAAACAAACCCACTACAGTATTCCTGAAATGATCAACTTTTAATTTAACTGATAACACTAATACAATCATAATAAAACAGTCTGTTTTTCTGTTCTGATTCTCTTTACTGTGCACATTAACCAGCTTATCTTTGATATTAGGACAAGcccaaaagctttaaaagcagaaGAACACTGCAAATGAAAACTGGTTCCACCCTAAAGTCTGCTTTTCTTCATCTTGctttgtatttacagtatgaaaCTATGTGATAAGTCTTTTTCCGATTAATTCGAGCCCTGCTCGTTAGGGATGTGCAATAaccacataataaaaatatttataacagtCAATATGTTTAAAGcgtattttaaacatatttaacgtAAACTATATGGCCAGTCTCTTCAGAAATGCATTATGGGATATCATGTTAAATATGCAGTTTACACAACAGTGCTGTTGAACTACACAAATATGGTACACAAGAATACAGACACTTTACattcattgatttaaaaaaaagttgcaatCCTTAATATGGTGTGATTTATTGCGAAATGATGTTTATTCAACATTGGTGTAGCTAAGGAAGGAAAAAGGGCCTCGTGATGGAACAAATATTTATAGCTGCTGGAAGAGATAACTTGCTTTCCAGAATTTCCAAAACATAAAATTGTGTaccaaaaaaatgtacagtaggtgtgtgtgtgtgtgtgtgtgtgtgtgtgtgtgtgtgtgtgtgtgtgtgtgtgtttgtgcgcgtatATACGCTTCACATTAGAATTTCTCTGACCTGTTGAAGATGTCATCATCCTCGCCTCCCCAGCCCCAGTAGTTATTTGGAAAGCCGTTAATCTTCAGGTATTGTTCCTTGCTCATGGATGACACACCGCCAAAGTACTGGTTATATGGAAGCCTACACGAGACAAGTGAAAATGTGGGTTCTAGtgataaaaataatcattagaTAAAACAACTGAGAGTTCACTGCTTAAAATAAGCAGATGCTctactatatataaatatatattattatacataaacactgaaaactgtgaatacaaaacacaaaaaatagtaaaatgttATCTGCACTTCAGTGTCTCTCTGGAATCCAGTTGTGAACTAGTTTGTGTAAAAACCTTATCAGTTTGGTTCAAACCTGTTTGTAGGCTGCTATGTGAAAGCTGCCACGTATGCACTTTGACATTCTTTGGCAACATGACGTTAGGGAAGGAGgaagttcataaaaaaaaaaaaaaaaaaggtcagttgCAATACTGCAGTGGGGCAAGTGAGCGCGGAAACTACACCTCACCCCAGACTCAAACGAGATAGGAAATGTCTGGTCATGCTCGAGAAGTGCTGCTCTgacgtgtaagtgtgtgtttggaggaggGGTCACCCAGACAGAGTGGAGCGCCATCCTGACAAATCTATCGCAGATGCTTCAAAGGATCAGTCTGAAAACATACTGGCACAACTTTTACAAAATGTAGAACTTACAAAgcctacatacagtacgtatAAAGTTATTAATTTACTGAAAACTGCAATGTAAAAGGAGTTCATAGAGTTTGtataattatgaataatttCAATGAACATCAAAGTCTGTTGCATATAGTAAACCATTTCCTTGTTAGATATAAAGCCTGCTTGTCCCCCCTGCCAAGTTTAAATTAGGCCTCACGGCCTCACTGTCACAGCTTCTGTTTACAGCTAAGAAATGAAGCCTTTGGCTGATGGCCTTCTCTCTTCTCTGGGTTGTAAAATTGCAACGAGATATGCCTTTGAAACCTGGTAACGGTTGTTCACTGGAGTAGGAGAAGGCTATTAAAATGCCAGacaacacacatatacagtacacacctgGTACAGATCCAGAAGTATGTTATTGCTTGTGTTAGATGCGGGAAGACAGTCATCATACTGAGGCAGTGTGTCATTTTCACATCATTCAGTCTTCATacttaatatataaaatgttatacagacagctgttccactgcattatacagtatgtaaatgagtAAACTGAAGAAACATAGCCTGGGGCTGGTGAAACTGCCTTTCTTTCTGTCAGTAAGCTTGTACTCAGATGTGCAGTTTGTGATTGTTCATTCTGAGATACTTTTCCGCTCAGCATGCTTGTAAAGACTGGTTATGTGAGTGTTTGTAGCCTTCCAGACAAGTCTTAAAACATTCAGGCCCTCTCTCGCCAGCAAAGAACGTTTGCATACAGAATAGCCGCATGCTTTCTCTCCGCATCAATGACCCGATCACAGGTTCATTGGATAAACTACTCTGGAGAACTTTGATAACGGACTCCTTAAAAACCACACAATTTCTTTGGCATAAATTGACCCAGTTGGCTATCCATTATACTTTGGCTCCTTGTCAAAATCAGATCAACACATCAAGCTGTTCACCTCTTGACTAATATGTATCCTGAAATCTTAAGCGCCCGCATAGCCTGCTAATCAATGTAAATCACCCAGTCAGCGGTTTTAATGTTAGGGCTGATCGTGACACCTTAGGCCAGGTTTAATTAATGCACCTTACTTTGTGTGCATGTctataaaggtgtgtgtgtgtgtgtgtgtgtgtgtgtgtgtgtgtgtgtgtgtgtgagagagagagagagagagagagagagagagagagagagtgttgtGGAAAAGAATTGGCATCTACATTTGAATACAAATGAGGCTCTGGAGAACGAGTTGGAGCACTGGGGGCAGGGATGGAGCCGGAATGAAATGGAAAAACACAGGTGTTGCCGAGACTCAATGCAAATTAAATCTCGAGGGGTAAGCTCTGCAAATCCCAGAGAAAGCCAAACACCATGGAGAAGATAAGAGCTGTCTAGTGTACTGTTCTCTTTATCAATTTAgttcttgtaatttgttgtggAGCGCTTCAGACCTAGTATTAAAGGTAAATTGTTGGGTTTTGAATTAAATCATGAATAACATTTCCTTAACTGAAAAGCTCAATAACACTTTATAATACAGCTATTCTTATTATCAGGCTAGCCATttcttctctttaaaaaaagaaatgtcttaGGATTAgcttttgtaattaaataaaggtaaatattCCCAAAATAATGTGAACTGAACACTAGTGATGGGTTTGTTACCTGAAGCCGAATTTGTCCATGGAGACGGACAGGTGTCTCGGCTGGCTGAAACATTTGTATGTGTTTCGGTCGTCCATGGGGATGAGGTCGACGTCGCTAAATACAAAGCATTCGTAGTCATACTCCTTCAGGGCCTCGGCGTAGCCCACGTTGAGCAGTTTGGCCCTGTTAAACGTCTCGTCTCCATCCTGAGAGACGAGAGCAGGGAAAAAGTGTTAAAGTACAATACACAAAACTTTCATGCAGACATCTGAGCAGGAAACGTGAGATGGGACCTTGTTTATGCAGCGAGTTTCATGTGGTGAACAGTAACGATTATGTGAAAATACTAAATCAATACAGTAcgcataaaaatatatatactactactactactaacaataataatggcAAAATTCCACATAGTCTGTATGCAGTTTTTGGTTTAAATtgcttttctcttcttttttttttcccccaatcgtatttattgatttgtttcTTGGTCTTATCCTTGTTTGTTCTGAGAATATCTATGGTGATTTCCACACTAAATTATCAACTACGTTGCATAAAAAACTTAAAGTTCATAGTTACCACTggtgcacaaaaacaaaaaaattaataaatgaatacatgaaTTTGACAGTATGTCTGACTACTAGTTTAGATTTCAAATTGTGCTATGCATGAAATGTACTTAAGCAAACAACTAGCCTACTGGACATATTTCTTTCCCCATGCTTACTTTAGACAGgcaatgttaaatgttttaaacaaattgaAAACCTTTAACATTAGCTCACAGTATGTTGACACATGAATAATTTGCAAGAGGGTTTAGTGTCAGCTTCGTGACAGCACCAAGCTCAGACAAGACAATCTCACCAGCTTTCACACACCTCGCTCTACAGTATGCTGCTTGCTAGTGAGTGCGTGTTCTTTATATTTCTCCCAGTCGCCATGGTGTCATTGTTATCACCAGACAATATGAACACACATGACCTGACCATACGTTCTTTGGAAAGTGATCTACGGACATCAGAACTGCCCAACTGATCAGGCAGCTTGACGTTGAGCTGTCTTGACTACACAAAAGCAGCGCGTTACACTAAACCGGGGTGGACATTTCCCTCTCGGATTTCTTCCCCTGAAAGGACTTAAAACAACGATGCCAAAACGCCTTAACGCATGCACGCTATGAGAAGCATCGACTTATTCATGTTCTCTTTTGTCATGGGTCAGGATGGGCTGATTATCTATCAGGTTCTATTCacattgctctgtgtgtgtgtttgtgtgtgtgtgagaataagTGTGATACATTTGTTTATGTATCAACATTTGAATCAGATAGGATTGCCTTTAAACTACTGTATTTAGTGACTTAATAGCACTTCAGAGTAGCATGAGATGATGGCTGATCAGGGGCGTCTTGTTATTTAGCTCTCTATATAGTGGCTGTTGACATGTGCTCATAGCAGATAAACACCTTGTGTGAAGTTTTCTGTTTAGGATGTGTATATAGTATAGTGTTCacatgttcacatcaaacactACCACTCGGTTCTCAATACTGGTATAGGggcaattttttctttttaagagtCTGAATTGCTACTACAACCATCACACAGTTTATAAACTGTCCGGTCTATATTCAAcaacaaggctttttttttttttttttttttaagagatatATGGTTAGCAAAGGACgtacatttcttttttgttaattaatttttattggaAATTCAATTACGAAAACAAACAACGCAATTATTTAAGATttgatgggaaaaaaataaataaaaaaaataaaataaggagtaaaagattttttagttatttttacatttcttagtTATTTCTTTATACATCTATAAACTCTTAAAACTAGATTTCTTTAAAAGTTCTGCATTTGTGATAATGAATCTGCACATCATTTGAAACCAAACGGTTTGGTATCGAATGTGTGTAATGAATGTGAGAACCCCCTGCCCTAGGACAGGAGCTCAGGCTGTCTCGAGTTCTCATTCAAATCCTTTCAGGTGCTTTTAGACATCTCCCTGTCCTTGTGGTCTCTGGAGAACTGGATGAGCCTGCTGTTAGAAAATACAATAACGGCTAAAGATTAGAGTCTCAGATAGCCAAAGATAAAGCCTGTAAGGGCTTTCTGTTAAATGTTGagtaatgaacaaaaaagaaaagaaaaaaaagaggaaaaaatgcattttcttcTGAGACAGAGAGATCTGAAATCTGTCGTGTTCAAAGAGTTTAACAAGAAAATTCTGTCAAACATGAGCGGAAAAAAAAACGGTCTGTGACTTTGAGCGTGATGTGTGTTGTTGCTGATAGAATGATTTGAGTACGTCAGAAGCTACTGATGTTTACACACAACAGTCTGTAGAGTTTAAAAGACCAACTTGCTTGAAGTGTCTAGTTTGCCTATTGTGTCTTTTGGTTCCTAATTCAGATCAGTGGTCTGATGTGATCTTCTGCTGTTGGATCTCTTCTGCCTTAAGGTTGGCATATTaagcattctgagatgcttttgtGTTTACAATGGCTGTAAAGAGTGACGTTACAGAGAGTTACTGGGCTTTGTGTTCGTGTTTCCATCTGCAAAACTCACACTCAgcaaatgcttgttttttttgtgtttgtttgtttgttgttttcctgtaaaaatcccagaacatgagtagtaaatacttttacTTAATAGCCTGGTATTAACATTCTGTCTGATTTTTGACAAAAACCTTAAACTaagcacttattattatttatatactaaTTACTATCAAATTAAGCATATAAATGGCTAATAGGAGAATGGCACGAGTAAACAGGGGTATAGCACTAGGTGTGTGTATTTTGTGaaatatttgattaaatattaagataaaataaagtTCATTCAAAAGCTAACAGCACTTTGGTGCATGCGTCACCATGCtttaacaaacaataataattatgtataattacaacatgaacatgaaagcatgaaaaaaaagtgtgggGGGGAattcagaaagaaagaaagacaaacacaTTACCCGCAGTGACACCCCGGCTCAGTAGCAAACACGTGATTGGCTAGACAAAAAGCAAGGAGACCTTTCTCACCTTTTTTTTCGTCACAGTGCTGTTAGCAACAGGTTCTGTAAGCCATCATGCAAAAGACCGGCATTTTGGCCAGCAAGAGGATGGCAGGTTGCCAAGGAGGGATGGAGCAGGGAGTGTGGTGGGGAGATAAGGGCAAAGTGGAGAGGAAAAGAGGGGCGgcaaagagagcgagagacaaaATTAGAGAGAAGAGTGAGCAGAGCAGCAAGTAAAGACAACACACATtcagagaagaaagagaaaaataaaagatcttTGACCAtctattcccattttattaataCATCAATAAAAGACCTGTATTAAAGATAAAGCTCTAGACTAATGCAGAAAGCATGAGAAAAAGACTGTAAAACCAGCCAGGgaagattaatgcatttaaagCAGTAGCTACAGTCttgtgttttttccttatttggGAAAATTCATGATGTTGGTTCACACTAGATGCCACAGACAGAAACTTGATACAAGCAAGCATAGCAGTCAGATATATTttcatacaattaaaaaataaacagagcaaacacacatgttaaatacattaaaaaaaagaaaaatcaaggtTGCCCCTGTTAAGACCTCCTGTGCAAAATGGACACTGGAAAATTAGACTGGGAGTATTGGTGGCATCACTCAACTATTTCTGATAACTCCTAACTTTCTGGTGAAATCTGCCTGTCTTTaacagttcatttttttttttttttataaaaaaatatatatatttattcactgCATGTGCAATGCTttaatatgacttttttttttggcttcgaCAACAACTGCACCGGAATTCGTTCAGTATTTGCCTGCCCTCTGCTTTGAGAGTTCCCATGCAAATTTCAAAACATTAAGTCTGGTTATTTTTTGCTTGTGTTTTAAATCAATCATTCGTAGACATAGCTGTTAGCAGTGCATACAGATGGGTGACAAAGGTCATGGGTAAGGTATATGATCACtatcacacacccacacagcaTGGAGGTCTCTGAACAAGACACAGTTAATTCTCGAAAGCGTGTTGAGTTGCTGAGAGGGGAAGGGTCATGGTATAATGACATCATGTTCTTCGTCATTAGATCATTCGGTGAGCCCTTTTTGACATTTCACTATTTTTGCTTTTAACCAGTCATGTGTCAAGTTGATGCAAGTATGACAGAAACTGCTAATTTCTTACTGCTAATCAAGGTGTCCAGTGTCTTCAGTCACGcctcaaaacacaaacaaaaacgagACAAACTTGCCTTTCTACCTTTACCTTTTTCTTGAAAAGTTTGAAGAATGCCACAAGCGCACCCATAAGTGAGAGGAGTATACTAATACTAATTGTAGACTCACTGCGATTAAATGAACCATCACGCACACGCCGCCTGAGGATAAATCATGTTCACGCAAGTATGCTTTAAAACAGAGATTACTAAATGCAAGCAGAACAACTTTTACAACAAAGCATCCTAAGTATAGAATGATTTTATGGTCGTGACACATTGGCCAAGTTTATAAACAAGAGACTTTCACCACTGATGTGTAATCAGATACACCATCAGGACGAGTCTGGTCAGCAAATCAGCTTTTTACGAGTGCTGtgaatgtaaataaagattATCAATACTGTGGTGAGGTATTGaactttttctctctgtgtttgcATTCActtatcaaagttttttttttttttaataagcagtatctatgtttttttttccacctacattaaaaaaaaacaaaaaaagccttTCCATTGTGAGGtttatttttactaatattCCACTCGATAACAAGCAAACTGGTCAAACAACACTTATAGGAACTGTTTGCATTCCGGGTCGCAAAAGTAAACAGTGTGATTAATcagcaggaaataaaaaagcaatacaTCACTCGACACCACACCGATTTTTTATTTTCGCGCATTCTTTCActgacaggttttttttttttatcttatgttATGCAATCTCATAGCAGCCTCTTATCATCTTCGTGTCATTTGTTTCTCAAGATCATGAGATACTCCTGATACACCTGAGGGTGCGAAAAGATTGGTAATACGAATGACAAGAGCTTATGCTCCAAAGAGAACTGCATACTTTTGTTTTACTCGGAAAAAAAAGGCCAAGCAACAACTTTTGAGATTTTCTCTTGCTTTTTCTTATTATGCTGGAAAGCAACACCTTAAATGACAAGAGACTGCTATGCAAAAATCGGGTCGGTAAAGGAAAtggcaaatataaaaatatatactcctCAGAAAGTAAAGCGAGTTTCCTTAGGGACACATCTTACTTTCGTTTTATACCTTACAAACTGTGATGGCTGTGAAACCAC of the Clarias gariepinus isolate MV-2021 ecotype Netherlands chromosome 16, CGAR_prim_01v2, whole genome shotgun sequence genome contains:
- the b4galt1l gene encoding beta-1,4-galactosyltransferase 1; this translates as MRDPNVNFHFLHKTCTLVVLLCCLHIFVTVVYYVRSQQQNHQNPKKLEGHAGTSEANTEVPKSSSTLLTSNITVTEKAVHLEKCPDPSPLLVGPLRIEFSNPVSLEQTRNENPALQMGGRFKPKDCIALQKVAIIIPFRKRDEHLKFWLYYLHPILQRQQLDYGVYIINQDGDETFNRAKLLNVGYAEALKEYDYECFVFSDVDLIPMDDRNTYKCFSQPRHLSVSMDKFGFRLPYNQYFGGVSSMSKEQYLKINGFPNNYWGWGGEDDDIFNRLSSKGMVISRPSGIIGKCRMIRHERDKQNDPNPQRFDRIAHTRETMHTDGINSLSYKVVKVEKDKLFTKITVDVGKP